Proteins co-encoded in one Acidobacteriota bacterium genomic window:
- a CDS encoding TonB-dependent receptor, with the protein MRCISSLRSICAKQVVRHAVYGLIFSIAVIGGNSALAQNTTADVVGTVTDSTGAVIPGATVELTNVNTQEKRVITSGASGEYVFTLLKPSPYSLTVTAPGFKVFKISSFALAAGDRSRQDARMDIGGTGEVVTVDAAPPALHTDSAALITTVTEKATQELPLNGRNFINLVQVTPGATEGLNNGLASGNRPDDRRQTSSVSMNGQADMMNNQTIDGIDNNERVIGSIGVRPSVDAIQEVSVQANVFTAEVGRAAGAIVNVITKSGTNSFHGSVYEFFRNDKLNANPYKFGANIPKPKYRQNQFGGSLGGPIVKDKTFFFADYEGLNIVKNQNPTITTVPTQADRNLLTTIPAAQIDKIGLQYFNLYPLPTNGNPSGNYVGARGDSQFNKTADGRLDHRFSNGDLAYLRYTYNSVDTKIGTLFPAVNTSAAGIVEPGGNLGSYPGPAVTRAHQAHLNYIHTFTPRLLLELKAGYTLLDNSQLPLNYGNAINTKFGQPNINTSTRSNELSAITVNQGTSSTLGNRPPIIYHENTWQYEGALNYIRGKQTIKIGAGVIRRQDSTTQTDTANGNWSFTTYAALLTGDYLSGGRNSILYTPRNRTWEPHGFIQDDYHVASNLTLNLGIRYDLFTPYTETQNILSNFDINLGRIVIAGQDGVNGYGNVRADYSNVAPRFGFAYTPFAKTVVRGGFGLSFVPENTTSGSALVNQPFTATWGAYTPAQAVAQATTIGLPNPTQYAKFAGGLPTPAPNSATNPSGSITAALDTNFRSTYIEQFNLTAEREFSGFVGSLSYVGELGRHNAYYLSDYNTIPVALGAKSFLVPGDTTTPSPATATDFNTRRRFNGTVPFVTSIPLYRSTGSSSYHAMQAVLKRRFSKGLDLQLGYTFARLLDNAESISNNGGNGFGSSADLIPIIEYGNGNLDIRHRVTATFNYALPFGESARGFKSVLIKGWQANGLVVWNTGMPFSVTNVTNRTGTRPTAGNSDRANMIGNGKVSHPSISRWFDINDFVFQPAGTVSNQRRNQLYGPGLQRVDLSLFKNFDIYERLKLEFRTEAFNVLNTTQFVNPSSSLNIVACSATAPCTGNYPVAGFQPVSTFGTITSTANAYNPRLIQFAARLKF; encoded by the coding sequence ATGCGTTGCATTTCGAGCTTGAGGAGTATCTGCGCAAAGCAAGTTGTACGGCATGCAGTTTACGGCCTGATATTTTCGATAGCGGTTATAGGCGGTAACTCTGCATTGGCGCAGAATACAACTGCCGACGTGGTTGGCACAGTGACGGACAGCACCGGCGCTGTCATTCCCGGCGCGACGGTCGAGCTGACGAATGTCAATACGCAGGAGAAGCGCGTTATTACTTCTGGAGCGAGTGGTGAATATGTCTTTACGCTTTTGAAGCCAAGCCCCTATTCGTTGACAGTGACAGCCCCTGGATTCAAGGTATTCAAGATCAGCTCGTTCGCACTGGCGGCAGGTGACCGTTCCCGTCAGGATGCACGTATGGATATCGGCGGCACGGGAGAAGTTGTGACGGTCGATGCCGCGCCACCCGCTCTGCATACCGATAGCGCCGCGCTTATTACAACAGTCACCGAGAAAGCGACGCAGGAGTTGCCGCTCAACGGACGTAACTTCATCAACCTTGTGCAAGTAACGCCGGGCGCGACAGAAGGACTCAACAACGGCCTCGCCAGCGGCAATCGACCTGATGATCGCAGGCAGACCTCATCTGTCTCTATGAACGGCCAGGCCGATATGATGAATAATCAAACGATTGATGGTATCGATAACAATGAGCGCGTTATCGGTTCTATCGGCGTTCGCCCCTCGGTCGACGCGATCCAGGAAGTCAGCGTCCAGGCGAACGTGTTCACGGCTGAGGTGGGCCGTGCCGCAGGCGCCATTGTTAACGTAATTACAAAGTCCGGCACAAACAGCTTCCACGGTTCCGTCTACGAGTTCTTTCGCAACGACAAGCTGAATGCCAATCCATATAAATTTGGCGCGAATATTCCTAAGCCTAAGTATCGCCAGAATCAGTTTGGAGGCAGTCTTGGCGGTCCGATCGTAAAGGACAAGACCTTCTTCTTTGCAGACTACGAAGGTTTGAACATCGTTAAAAATCAGAATCCGACGATCACCACTGTACCTACGCAGGCGGACCGCAATCTGCTTACCACGATTCCGGCTGCACAGATCGACAAGATCGGTCTTCAGTATTTCAACCTTTACCCGTTGCCAACAAATGGCAATCCTTCCGGTAACTATGTGGGGGCACGCGGAGATTCGCAGTTCAACAAGACCGCTGACGGCCGCCTGGATCATCGCTTCAGCAATGGGGACCTGGCTTACCTTCGATATACCTACAACTCGGTCGACACGAAGATTGGCACGCTCTTTCCGGCAGTGAATACTTCTGCCGCAGGCATCGTCGAACCGGGTGGCAATTTAGGCAGCTATCCTGGGCCCGCAGTTACTCGTGCACACCAGGCACACTTGAACTACATTCATACTTTTACGCCCAGATTGCTGCTGGAGCTGAAGGCTGGTTACACTCTGCTGGACAACTCGCAGTTGCCCCTGAACTACGGCAACGCCATCAACACGAAGTTCGGTCAGCCGAATATTAACACAAGCACGCGCAGCAATGAACTGTCCGCCATTACTGTGAACCAGGGAACATCATCAACACTGGGAAACCGTCCTCCGATCATCTATCACGAGAATACGTGGCAGTATGAGGGTGCACTTAACTACATCCGTGGCAAACAGACGATCAAGATCGGAGCTGGTGTCATCCGCCGCCAGGATTCGACGACGCAGACAGATACTGCAAACGGCAACTGGAGCTTTACTACTTATGCCGCACTGCTGACTGGCGACTACCTGAGCGGCGGCAGAAATTCGATTCTTTATACTCCGCGTAACCGCACCTGGGAGCCGCATGGCTTCATACAGGACGACTATCATGTGGCGTCGAACCTGACGCTCAATCTGGGTATTCGTTACGATCTATTCACGCCGTACACCGAGACACAGAATATCCTGTCCAACTTTGATATTAATCTTGGGCGAATTGTGATTGCAGGTCAGGACGGCGTCAATGGCTATGGCAACGTGCGCGCAGATTACAGTAACGTTGCGCCTCGTTTTGGCTTTGCGTATACGCCGTTTGCGAAGACGGTTGTTCGCGGCGGTTTTGGATTGAGCTTTGTGCCGGAAAACACTACATCGGGTTCGGCGCTGGTCAATCAGCCGTTTACGGCTACATGGGGGGCGTACACGCCCGCACAGGCAGTTGCGCAGGCTACTACGATCGGACTGCCGAACCCTACGCAGTATGCAAAGTTTGCGGGTGGCCTGCCGACTCCAGCACCTAATAGCGCGACGAACCCATCAGGTAGCATTACTGCAGCGCTCGACACCAATTTTCGTTCCACGTACATCGAGCAGTTCAACCTGACGGCGGAACGAGAATTCTCCGGTTTCGTGGGGTCGCTCTCTTATGTAGGTGAGCTCGGCCGCCACAATGCTTATTATCTGTCGGACTACAACACCATACCTGTTGCGCTGGGTGCGAAATCTTTTCTTGTTCCGGGAGATACGACGACACCTTCACCTGCAACCGCTACAGACTTCAATACCCGCCGCCGGTTCAACGGCACCGTACCCTTTGTCACCTCTATTCCGTTGTATCGCAGTACAGGATCGAGCAGCTATCATGCCATGCAGGCGGTCCTGAAACGTCGCTTCAGCAAAGGGTTGGACCTGCAATTGGGCTACACCTTCGCCCGCCTGCTGGATAATGCTGAATCCATCAGCAACAACGGCGGCAATGGGTTTGGTTCATCCGCTGATCTGATTCCAATCATCGAATATGGCAACGGCAACCTGGATATTCGTCATCGCGTGACGGCAACGTTCAACTACGCGCTGCCTTTCGGTGAAAGTGCACGTGGTTTCAAATCGGTCCTGATCAAGGGATGGCAGGCCAACGGCCTGGTGGTGTGGAACACGGGTATGCCGTTCTCCGTTACCAACGTCACGAACCGTACCGGAACCCGTCCGACCGCGGGCAACAGCGATCGTGCGAACATGATTGGCAATGGCAAGGTAAGTCATCCGTCGATCAGCCGGTGGTTCGATATCAATGACTTCGTCTTCCAGCCTGCTGGAACGGTTAGCAATCAGCGTCGCAATCAACTTTACGGTCCTGGATTGCAGCGCGTAGACCTGTCGCTGTTCAAGAACTTTGATATCTATGAAAGGCTGAAGCTTGAGTTCCGCACGGAAGCATTCAACGTGTTGAACACGACTCAGTTTGTCAACCCGAGCTCATCGCTCAACATTGTTGCCTGCAGCGCAACGGCACCTTGTACTGGCAACTATCCGGTTGCTGGCTTCCAGCCTGTTTCCACCTTCGGAACAATCACATCGACGGCCAACGCATACAACCCGCGTCTGATCCAGTTTGCGGCTAGATTGAAGTTTTAA
- a CDS encoding Gfo/Idh/MocA family oxidoreductase, with amino-acid sequence MKVGLLGYGFMGGAHLAALQRIDGVEVTAVSSRVRPSADGPARGNMDLKSGPLPETVAWHSDWRSIVSDPAIDAVDICLPTDMHREVALAAFAAGKHVLCEKPMALTTADCAEMQAAAKACGRVFMVGQVVRFMWPYRYAAKFIEEAGRDKVVRCVLRRSTGYPQWGGWLTDVKRSGGAIMDLLSHDLDQVIHLFGRPQSFHANSVGPVDTMRGVLKYNDGLIVEVEGGWVTPEAPFSAGFEIQTEGELLMFHENALARKQGEGEAVSVEVPDHDPYFDEVAYFIDCCRQNAVPALCPPQESMQAVELSLQLMASRDAGGKELTWKA; translated from the coding sequence ATGAAAGTTGGGCTTCTTGGTTATGGATTCATGGGTGGCGCACATCTGGCGGCACTACAGCGTATTGATGGAGTGGAAGTAACGGCGGTTTCTTCGCGCGTTCGTCCTTCCGCTGATGGACCCGCGCGCGGCAACATGGACCTGAAGAGCGGACCTCTACCGGAGACGGTCGCCTGGCATTCAGACTGGCGATCAATCGTCTCCGATCCCGCGATCGATGCTGTCGATATATGCCTTCCGACCGACATGCACCGGGAAGTTGCGCTGGCAGCGTTTGCCGCGGGTAAGCATGTGCTTTGCGAAAAGCCGATGGCCCTGACCACTGCAGATTGCGCCGAGATGCAGGCTGCGGCAAAGGCATGTGGGCGCGTCTTCATGGTGGGGCAGGTTGTCCGTTTTATGTGGCCTTACCGTTATGCTGCGAAGTTCATCGAAGAAGCAGGCCGCGACAAGGTTGTGCGATGTGTGCTGAGGCGCAGCACAGGGTATCCGCAATGGGGAGGCTGGCTGACAGACGTGAAGCGGAGCGGCGGTGCGATCATGGACCTGCTGAGCCACGATCTGGATCAAGTTATCCATCTCTTCGGGAGACCACAATCTTTTCATGCGAACAGTGTGGGGCCAGTGGACACGATGCGCGGTGTTTTGAAATATAACGATGGACTCATCGTTGAAGTGGAAGGCGGGTGGGTGACACCTGAAGCTCCATTCTCAGCGGGCTTCGAGATACAGACGGAGGGCGAGTTGCTGATGTTTCACGAGAACGCGCTCGCCCGTAAACAGGGTGAGGGCGAGGCCGTTTCCGTAGAGGTGCCGGACCACGACCCTTATTTCGACGAGGTTGCGTATTTTATCGACTGCTGTCGGCAAAACGCGGTACCGGCATTATGCCCGCCCCAGGAATCGATGCAGGCTGTTGAACTCTCACTGCAACTCATGGCATCTCGCGATGCTGGTGGAAAGGAACTTACATGGAAAGCGTAA